In Bacteroidales bacterium, the following proteins share a genomic window:
- a CDS encoding NifB/NifX family molybdenum-iron cluster-binding protein, which produces MNKKMKFAIPILNGQLTPHFGHCEKFAILETENNKVIKEDFVTPPIHQPGVYPKFLADHGVNIIIAGGMGQKAQNLFTQNNIEVCVGVNAETPDKLVEQYLSGFLKTGQNLCDH; this is translated from the coding sequence ATGAATAAAAAAATGAAATTTGCCATTCCAATATTAAATGGTCAATTAACACCACACTTTGGACATTGTGAAAAATTCGCAATTCTCGAAACAGAAAACAATAAAGTAATAAAAGAAGATTTTGTAACACCACCAATCCATCAACCTGGTGTTTATCCGAAATTTCTGGCTGATCATGGAGTTAACATAATTATTGCCGGAGGAATGGGACAAAAAGCCCAAAATCTTTTTACTCAAAACAATATTGAAGTTTGTGTAGGAGTGAATGCTGAAACACCCGATAAACTTGTTGAGCAATATTTAAGCGGGTTTCTTAAAACTGGTCAAAACTTATGTGATCATTAA